One genomic region from Yarrowia lipolytica chromosome 1C, complete sequence encodes:
- a CDS encoding uncharacterized protein (Compare to YALI0C06776g, highly similar to uniprot|P55250 Rhizopus oryzae Fumarate hydratase mitochondrial precursor (EC 4.2.1.2) (Fumarase), similar to Saccharomyces cerevisiae FUM1 (YPL262W); ancestral locus Anc_6.13), translated as MIIITHILTQMLRTVRLAKVSRPLTLRTFSTTPAFLGKRVEKDAFGDIDVDDSHYWGAQTQRSLQNFDIGGEKAKMPEPIVKAFGILKKAAATVNMKYGLDPKVGEAIQKAAQEVIDGKLTKDFPLVVFQTGSGTQSNMNSNEVISNRAIEMLGGKLGSKSPVHPNDHVNMSQSSNDTFPTVMHIAAVMEITKNLIPQLQLLEESLAKKSAEFDKIIKIGRTHLQDATPLTLGQEFSGYVTQVKYGIERVKDVLPRLRHLAQGGTAVGTGLNTKKGFDTAVAAEVSKITGEEFSTAPNKFEALAAHDAIVEASGALNTVAVSLFKIANDIRYLGSGPRCGYGELALPENEPGSSIMPGKVNPTQNEALTMVCCQVFGNNSTITYAGASGQFELNVFKPVMIANLLESIRLIADGSRSFRIHCVDGIVANEKRISQLMNESLMLVTALNPKIGYDMASKVAKNAHKKGITLKESALELGALTSEEFDQWVRPEKMIGPSD; from the coding sequence GAACAGTCCGACTAGCCAAGGTCTCTCGACCTCTCACCCTTCGaaccttctccaccacccccgCCTTCCTCGGCAAGCGAGTCGAGAAGGACGCCTTTGGAGACATTGATGTCGACGACTCCCACTACTGGGGCGCCCAGACCCAGCGATCTCTGCAGAACTTTGACATTGGCGgagagaaggccaagatgCCCGAGCCCATTGTCAAGGCCTTTGGCAtcctcaagaaggccgctGCCACCGTCAACATGAAGTACGGTCTGGACCCCAAGGTTGGCGAGGCCATCCAGAAGGCTGCCCAGGAGGTCATTGACGGCAAGCTTACCAAGGATTTCCCCCTGGTTGTCTTCCAGACCGGTTCCGGTACCCAGTCCAACATGAACTCCAACGAGGTCATCTCCAACCGAGCCATTGAGATGCTCGGCGGAAAGCTCGGCTCCAAGTCCCCCGTGCACCCCAACGACCACGTCAACATGTCCCAGTCTTCCAACGACACCTTCCCCACCGTCATGCACATTGCCGCCGTCATGGAGATCACCAAGAACCTGATCCCccagctgcagctgctcgagGAGTCCCTCGCCAAGAAGTCTGCAGAGTTCGACAAGATTATCAAGATTGGCCGAACCCATCTGCAGGACGCTACCCCCCTGACCCTCGGCCAGGAGTTCTCCGGCTACGTGACCCAGGTCAAGTACGGCATTGAGCGAGTCAAGGACGTTCTTCCCCGACTCCGACACCTTGCCCAGGGAGGAACCGCCGTCGGTACCGGTCTTAACACCAAGAAGGGTTTCGACACTGCCGTCGCCGCTGAGGTCTCCAAGATCACCGGCGAGGAGTTCTCCACCGCCCCCAACAAGTTTGAGGCTCTTGCCGCCCACGACGCCATTGTCGAGGCCTCCGGTGCCCTCAACACCGTTGCCGTGTCTCTGTTCAAGATTGCCAACGATATCCGATACCTCGGTTCCGGTCCCCGATGTGGCTACGGCGAGCTTGCTCTCCCCGAGAACGAGCCCGGTTCTTCCATCATGCCCGGTAAGGTCAACCCCACCCAGAACGAGGCTCTGACCATGGTCTGCTGCCAGGTTTTCGGAAACAACTCCACTATCACCTACGCCGGTGCCTCCGGTCAGTTCGAGCTGAACGTCTTCAAGCCCGTCATGATCGCCAACCTGCTCGAGTCCATCCGACTCATTGCTGATGGATCTCGATCTTTCCGAATCCACTGTGTCGACGGCATTGTCGCCAACGAGAAGCGAATCTCCCAGCTCATGAACGAGTCTCTCATGCTGGTCACCGCCCTCAACCCCAAGATTGGCTACGACATGGCCTCCAAGGTCGCCAAGAACGCCCACAAGAAGGGAATCACTCTTAAGGAGTCTGCCCTCGAGCTCGGCGCTCTCACCTCTGAGGAGTTTGACCAGTGGGTCCGACCCGAGAAGATGATTGGCCCCTCTGACTAA
- a CDS encoding uncharacterized protein (Compare to YALI0C06798g, similar to uniprot|P32775 Saccharomyces cerevisiae YEL011w GLC3 1 4-glucan branching enzyme (glycogen branching enzyme)), with protein MTLQVCKDDPWLKPFEEELLRRQALVGQWKDHFAKEGGLAEFAASYKRYGLHVNKDNSVTYREWAPGASEAVLTGDFNGWDRQQYHMTRDEYGLWSVTVPPTSDGQVAIPHNSKVKLALKTSNGQWVDRLPAWSTYVVQDLSKSPIYEAVFWNPPESEKYQWKNKSPPTPANAQIYEAHVGISSSEPRVGTYKEFTKNILPRIHKLGYNVIQLMAIMEHAYYASFGYQVTSFYAISSRYGTPEDLKELIDTAHGMGITVLLDVVHSHACKNVDDGLNNFDGTDHQYFHGGAKGDHPQWDSKLFDYGKYEVLRFLLSNLRFYIEEYHFDGFRFDGVTSMLYKHHGLGTGFSGGYHEYFGDEHVDQQAVVYLMLAHELMRELQPLLRPGEDAGNFLSIAEDVSGMPALCRPVSEGGVGFDYRLAMAIPDMWIKLVKETRDEDWDMGNIVFTLTNRRHREKTIAYAESHDQALVGDKTLAFWLMDKEMYTSMSVLSDPNPIIDRGIALHKMIRLITHSLGGEGYLNFEGNEFGHPEWLDFPREGNGSSFHYCRRQWPVVDDKLLRYQHLNEFDAAMQHRGDHYGWLSADQAYVSLKNEDDKVVVYERAGLVFVFNFHPNKSFTDYRIGVDQPGTYTLVLDSDSPEFGGFGRIDHEKTRCHTEPLEWNGRANCMHIYIPSRVALVFAREDDPRRK; from the coding sequence aTGACACTACAAGTTTGCAAAGACGATCCTTGGCTCAAACCATTCGAGGAGGAACTCCTTCGACGACAAGCCCTAGTGGGCCAGTGGAAGGACCATTTTGCCAAGGAGGGAGGTCTTGCTGAGTTTGCAGCCTCCTATAAACGATACGGACTCCAtgtcaacaaggacaactCGGTCACCTACAGAGAGTGGGCTCCAGGAGCCTCCGAAGCAGTTCTAACCGGCGACTTCAACGGCTGGGACAGACAACAGTACCACATGACCAGAGACGAGTATGGACTGTGGAGCGTGACTGTGCCTCCTACCTCAGATGGTCAGGTGGCAATCCCCCATAACTCCAAGGTCAAGCTTGCTCTGAAGACCTCCAACGGTCAATGGGTCGATCGACTGCCTGCCTGGTCCACCTACGTCGTCCAGGACCTGTCCAAATCGCCCATCTATGAGGCTGTGTTCTGGAACCCTCCCGAGTCGGAAAAGTACCAGTGGAAGAACAAATCTCCCCCCACTCCTGCCAACGCCCAAATCTACGAAGCCCACGTGGGtatctcctccagcgaACCTCGAGTCGGCACTTACAAGGAGTTTACAAAGAACATTCTCCCTCGAATCCACAAACTGGGCTACAACGTGATCCAGCTCATGGCCATCATGGAACACGCCTACTACGCCTCCTTTGGCTACCAGGTCACCTCCTTCTACGCTATTTCGTCCCGATATGGTACTCCagaggacctcaaggagctcattgaCACCGCTCACGGTATGGGTATTACTGTTCTTCTGGATGTTGTGCACTCTCATGCTTGCAAAAACGTCGATGACGGTCTCAACAACTTTGATGGAACTGACCACCAGTACTTCCATGGTGGAGCAAAGGGAGACCATCCTCAGTGGGACTCAAAGCTGTTTGATTACGGAAAGTACGAGGTTCTTCGGTTCTTGCTGTCCAACCTGCGGTTCTATATTGAGGAGTACCACTTTGACGGCTTCCGGTTTGACGGAGTCACCTCTATGCTCTACAAGCATCATGGTCTCGGTACCGGCTTCTCCGGTGGCTACCATGAGTACTTTGGAGACGAACATGTTGATCAGCAGGCCGTTGTTTATCTCATGTTGGCTCACGAGCTCATGAGGGAGCTGcaacctcttcttcgacCCGGAGAAGATGCAGGCAACTTCCTCTCCATCGCCGAAGATGTGTCTGGAATGCCTGCTCTCTGTAGACCTGTTTCTGAGGGAGGTGTTGGCTTTGACTACCGTCTGGCCATGGCTATTCCCGACATGTGGATCAAGCTCGTCAAGGAGACCCGAGACGAGGACTGGGACATGGGCAACATTGTTTTTACTTTGACCAACCGTCGTCATCGAGAAAAGACCATTGCTTATGCTGAGTCTCATGATCAGGCTCTGGTTGGAGACAAAACTCTGGCCTTCTGGCTCATGGATAAGGAAATGTACACCTCCATGTCTGTTCTTTCCGACCCCAACCCCATCATTGACCGAGGAATCGCTCTCCACAAGATGATTCGACTCATCACCCATTctcttggaggagaaggataCCTCAACTTTGAGGGTAACGAGTTTGGACACCCTGAGTGGCTGGACTTCCCTCGAGAGGGCAATGGCTCCTCTTTCCACTACTGTCGACGACAGTGGCCTGTGGTGGATGACAAGCTGTTGAGATACCAGCATCTTAATGAATTCGATGCCGCCATGCAGCACCGAGGAGACCACTACGGCTGGCTGTCGGCCGACCAGGCTTACGTGTCGTTGAAGaacgaggacgacaaggtggTTGTGTATGAGCGAGCTGGTCTGGTGTTTGTCTTCAACTTCCACCCCAACAAGTCGTTCACTGACTACAGAATCGGTGTGGACCAGCCTGGAACATACACCCTTGTGTTGGATTCTGATTCTCCCGAGTTTGGAGGTTTTGGCCGAATCGACCACGAAAAGACCCGATGCCATACCGAGCCTCTGGAGTGGAACGGACGGGCTAACTGTATGCATATCTACATTCCTTCTCGAGTGGCTCTGGTGTTTGCCCGGGAGGATGACCCTAGACGAAAGTAA
- a CDS encoding 60S ribosomal protein uL4 (Compare to YALI0C06820g, highly similar to uniprot|P49626 Saccharomyces cerevisiae YDR012W 60S ribosomal protein L4-B (L2B) (RP2), similar to Saccharomyces cerevisiae RPL4A (YBR031W) and RPL4B (YDR012W); ancestral locus Anc_3.232): protein MSTRPQVSVHGVSGSDAGVTIVLPAVFKAPIRPDIVHSVWTGVAKNKRQAYAVASNAGEQTSAESWGTGRAVARIPRVGGSGTHRSGQGAFGNMCRGGRMFAPTKTWRKWHVKVNLNEKRYATASAIAASAVAPLVLARGHRVETIAEVPLVVSNDIESLTKTKDAVAALKAVGAHRDVARVVKSKTIRAGKGKLRNRRWTQRRGPLVVYSENKGLVKAFRNIPGVETCDVRHLNLLQLAPGSHLGRFVIWTEGAFNLLDNIWGSESVASAKSGYSLPANILANADVSRIIESQEIQSILKPAKEIQEKDIRKMNPLKNKQELLRLNPYSKTFAEKKLGSIKEPKTKVKNAQKAKFMQILKDN, encoded by the coding sequence ATGTCCACTCGACCCCAGGTTTCCGTCCACGGCGTTTCCGGCTCTGATGCCGGCGTCACCATCGTCCTCCCCGCCGTCTTCAAGGCTCCCATCCGACCCGATATCGTCCACTCCGTCTGGACTGGTGTCGCCAAGAACAAGCGACAGGCTTACGCCGTCGCCTCCAACGCCGGTGAGCAGACCTCTGCTGAGTCTTGGGGAACTGGTCGAGCCGTTGCTCGAATTCCCCGAGTTGGTGGATCCGGTACCCACCGATCCGGTCAGGGTGCTTTCGGTAACATGTGCCGAGGCGGACGAATGTTCGCTCCTACCAAGACCTGGAGAAAGTGGCACGTCAAGGTGAACCTCAACGAGAAGCGATACGCTACTGCCTCTGCCATTGCTGCTTCCGCTGTTGCTCCCCTTGTCCTTGCCCGAGGTCACCGAGTCGAGACCATTGCTGAGGTCCCCCTCGTTGTCTCCAACGACATTGAGTCCctcaccaagaccaaggacgCCGTTGCCGCCCTCAAGGCCGTCGGTGCCCACCGAGACGTTGCCCGAGTTgtcaagtccaagaccATCCGAGCCGGTAAGGGTAAGCTCCGAAACCGACGATGGACCCAGCGACGAGGTCCCCTTGTTGTCTACTCCGAGAACAAGGGTCTCGTTAAGGCCTTCCGAAACATCCCCGGTGTTGAGACCTGCGATGTGCGACACCTCAACCTGCTCCAGCTCGCTCCCGGCTCTCACCTTGGCCGATTCGTCATCTGGACCGAGGGTGCCTTCAACCTGCTCGACAACATCTGGGGCTCCGAGTCTGTTGCCTCTGCCAAGTCTGGCTACTCTCTGCCCGCCAACATTCTGGCCAACGCTGATGTCTCTCGAATCATTGAGTCTCAGGAGATCCAGTCTATCCTGAAGCCCGCCAaggagatccaggagaaggacatCCGAAAGATGAACcctctcaagaacaagcagGAGCTGCTCCGACTTAACCCTTACTCCAAGACCTTCGCTGAGAAGAAGCTTGGTTCCATCAAGGagcccaagaccaaggtcaagaacgCCCAGAAGGCTAAGTTCATGCAGATCCTCAAGGACAACTAA
- a CDS encoding uncharacterized protein (Truncated form of YALI0C06842g, similar to uniprot|P11746 Saccharomyces cerevisiae YMR043W Pheromone receptor transcription factor (GRM/PRTF protein)) — protein MKKAYELSVLTGTQVLLLVVSETGLVYTFTTPKLQPLVTKPEGKNLIQACLNASDDVPVAAAESQDARQQQQQHQQRHGSHVNSQANGPGGSQVAGGELPDQLVEDQLGGHPGLARGPPPNMGGMQPGMNYNMNQDSAAQAYQHYLSMPQQQQQQQQQQQQRYMAAQPGHMPHQAHQ, from the coding sequence ATGAAGAAGGCATACGAACTGTCTGTGCTCACCGGCACCCAggttctgctgctggtcgTGTCTGAGACCGGACTTGTGTACACCTTCACTACCCCCAAGCTGCAGCCCCTTGTCACAAAGCCCGAGGGCAAGAACCTGATCCAGGCCTGCCTTAACGCGTCGGATGACGTTCCTGTGGCTGCCGCTGAAAGCCAAGATGCccgacagcagcagcaacaacaccaGCAGCGTCATGGTAGCCACGTCAACAGCCAAGCCAACGGTCCCGGCGGATCGCAGGTGGCGGGTGGCGAGCTTCCTGACCAGCTGGTTGAAGACCAGCTCGGAGGCCATCCCGGTCTGGCTCGAGGCCCCCCTCCTAACATGGGGGGCATGCAGCCCGGAATGAACTACAACATGAACCAGGACTCTGCGGCACAGGCCTACCAGCATTACCTGTCGAtgccccagcagcagcaacagcagcaacagcagcagcagcagcgataCATGGCTGCTCAGCCCGGGCACATGCCCCACCAGGCTCACCAGTAA